The following are from one region of the Moritella sp. 24 genome:
- a CDS encoding PA4780 family RIO1-like protein kinase: MKVPQRIQPLVDDGLVDEVLRQLMSGKEATVYVVRCGQEIRCAKVYKEVDKRSFKQAVQYREGRKVRNSRRARAMEKGSNFGRNEQEKVWQNAEVDALYRLDSAGVRVPEPYGCFDGVLLMELVTDVDGFAAPRLADVSFTEEQALIDHAKVIHYTRLMLCAGLIHGDLSEFNVLVDEHGPVIIDLPQAVDASANNNAKWMLERDVENMRLYYGQYAPALLETSYAKEMWALYEVGELTAEVELTGEFVESTESANVEGILDEINAAREEELERLARIQSAEEVE; encoded by the coding sequence GTGAAAGTGCCTCAAAGAATACAACCTCTTGTTGATGATGGACTTGTTGACGAAGTTTTACGTCAGTTGATGAGTGGTAAAGAAGCAACGGTGTATGTTGTGCGTTGTGGTCAAGAGATCCGTTGCGCCAAAGTTTATAAAGAAGTGGATAAGCGTAGCTTTAAGCAAGCTGTGCAATACCGTGAAGGGCGTAAAGTACGTAATAGTCGTCGTGCCCGAGCGATGGAAAAAGGTTCTAACTTTGGCCGTAATGAACAAGAAAAAGTATGGCAAAATGCCGAAGTTGACGCATTATATCGTTTAGACAGTGCAGGTGTTCGCGTACCTGAACCTTATGGTTGTTTTGATGGCGTGTTGCTTATGGAACTCGTTACAGATGTTGACGGCTTTGCCGCTCCACGTCTCGCTGATGTCTCATTTACTGAAGAACAAGCGCTGATTGATCACGCAAAAGTAATTCACTATACACGATTAATGCTTTGCGCTGGCCTTATTCATGGTGACTTATCAGAGTTTAATGTACTTGTTGATGAACATGGTCCTGTGATTATTGATTTGCCACAAGCGGTCGATGCATCAGCAAATAACAACGCGAAGTGGATGCTTGAACGTGATGTTGAAAATATGAGACTGTATTATGGTCAATATGCACCAGCATTACTTGAAACAAGCTACGCGAAAGAAATGTGGGCATTATATGAAGTCGGTGAATTGACTGCTGAAGTTGAATTGACTGGTGAGTTTGTTGAAAGTACTGAGTCTGCAAATGTCGAAGGCATTTTAGATGAGATTAATGCAGCCCGAGAGGAAGAACTTGAGCGCTTAGCACGTATCCAATCAGCGGAAGAAGTTGAATAG